In Gossypium arboreum isolate Shixiya-1 chromosome 3, ASM2569848v2, whole genome shotgun sequence, the sequence ttaaatggaagtacagttattggatcaacatcaacagtttctacaatagatgtagattcagaggctaccagattatggcatatgcgattgggacatgctggtgaaaaagctttgcagaCATTGGTGAAGCAAGGCTTAttgaaaggtgcaaattcttgcaaaatGGAATTCTGTGAACATTGTGTTTTGGGCAAGCAgaagagggtaaaatttggtccaGCAATTCACAATACAAAAGGAATTCTGGACTACGTTCACAGTGATgtgtggggacctaccaaagtAGCTTCTTTAGGAGGTATGCACTGTTTTTTTACTTTTGTTtatgattattcaagaaaagtatgggtgtatctaatgaaaacaaaaagtgaagttttggatgcatttctgaaatggaagaagatggtggagactcaaactggtcgaaaggtcaaacgacttcgatcAGATAATGGTACTGAGTACAAAAAcgatccatttctacaagtatgccaagatgagggcattgtgcAACATTTCATTTATTCGGGATACACCACAATGAGAATGGGGTGGCGAACGCATGAATCAAACTatcttggagaaagttcgatgtatgttgtccaatcttgGATTGGGCAAAGAATTTTGAAATGAGGCGATTACATatgcgtgccatctaattaaccgtttgccatcaccgcaataaatggaaaaactcctatgAAGATGTGGATGGTAAATGCACTCGATTATGATTCTTTGCATGTATTTGGTTCCACttgcatattatcatgtaaagaatctaagttagacccaagagcaaagaaagcattattcttgggtataacgATGGAGTAAAAGGATATCGTCTCTGGTTTCCTGATACAAGGAAGATTGTTTTCGatagagatgtgacttttgatgaatcaaccatgttgaAGTACAAGGATTCACAAAGGATGACAAAACCAGAGTACTTTGCGGcggtggagcttgaaaaggttaacgatgatccagctaatattgaagggacaaatgatgaagaggttcctacccaagaacctctacagcaacaagattcaattgcatatagaaggctaagaagagagattcgtaagcctgctcgctttgatgatatagtggcctatgcacttccaattacagatgatgatgttccttctacttacacagaagtaataagtaaccctgatggtgtaaagtggaagcaagcaatgaatgaagaaatgcagtctcttcataaaaataagacctgggagttggtgacactacccaagggaaagaaggcaattggatgcaaatgggtatatgcaaagaaggaaggatttcctgataaaaatgaaattcgatacaaggctagattagtagcaaagggttacgctcagaaagaaggaatagactacaatgaagtgttttctccagttgtgaagcattcgtctattcggattttgctagccttgattgcgcaatatgatcttgaactagttcagcttgatgtgaagaccgcgtttttacacggtgatttggaagaggaaatctatatgactcgGCCAGATAGATTCAAGGTTCttggaaaagaaaattgggtttgcaaaccgacaaagtcgctttatggattgaagcaatctacgaggcgatggtacaagcgatttgatcgagttcatgaaagggcaaaggtacacaagaagtaaatttgatcattgcgtgtattttcagaagctacaagaaggaactttcatatacttgctcttatatgttgatgatatgctaatagcatctaagagcaaagttgagattgaaagattgaagactcaactcaatctcgagtttgagatgaaagatctaggagaagctaaaagattctcggcatggaaatatggagagatagagctcatgatagagttagcttgtctcGAAGCGATTTGAAAAAGGTACTACAACAGTTTGGCATGAGCGAAGCGGACAAAACACTGTAAGTAcccgttggcttctcatttcaagctttaCGCACAACTATCTCCTTGACGAATACGGAACGATaatacatgttgcaagttccgtattctaatgcgatggtagcttgatgtatgcaatagtgtgtacaagacccgacatttcacGAGCGGTTAGTATAGTGAGCGGTATATGCATAATCCTAGAAAAGGATATTGGCAAgtcgtgaaatggattctacggtatattcgAAAGACCGTGGATGTTGGATTCTTGTTCAGCgggataatacacttggtaaaggtgttattgggtacgttgattctgactatgccggtgatttggacaagcgaagatcaaccaccggttatgtgtttacacttgctggaggaccaataagttggaagtctacactACAGTCTACAGTTGCATTGTCAACCACAGAAGCCGAGTACATGGCTGTAACAGAGGCtgtaaaggaggctatttggttacaaggtatggctaaaaccttggggttggttcaggagcatattaacgtgtattgtgatagtcaaagtgctattcatttagcaaagaatcaagtctatcatgcacgtACAAAACATATCGACGTACGATTCCATTTTGTGCGGGAAATTATTGAAGAGGGGAAAATttgtcttcagaagatcaagactgcagataatcccgcagatatgatgaccaaggtggtaacagcaaccaagttcgaacattgtttgaacttgattaatatcctgcaagtttaatagttgaagaaggcactatcaagtattgttgtcaaaagcagaaagaattgtgtgaagataagattatcataatcaaatcttcaaggtggagattattggaacccaccattgtttgaaaagtcaaatggggtgggcaccgaaagtagaaagtaatattggttggcaagttgggttaaaagttggcatgggataattgcaattttggtccctaattgtataaggacattgcaagttgatccttgaacctcaactataaataggcctaaccattgcttactttcttcatcccataattgccattctctacttaaggcattattctctctctatttgtaaatttcacttgtaatttttggagtgaaatatatttggtaatgCCCGAAGATgtaggcaaaatttgctgaacctcgttaaaattctggtgttctttattatttgttttgcatattttgtgaatgtgattgtagtgatttattgtgctattaaattacgatagagggatattctggctaggaaagacttggtatttaagtgatcttcgtgatctacctctctttcctgggaattgaacttagtgtgatttttcagtacaataattttactctttcacacgcttccgctcAACATATAGATTAGTTGACTTTATGCTGATTTTGACAAGCAAAAAGCTTGGTTTATGTATTGGCATTATGCCATTGTTCAAGTTAATGAAAATTATTAGATTTCATTCATCTTTTAtgctccattttttttctttgtttcattTCTGTTCttgttttcttctttaaatccTGCTTTGTTTCTTCCACAAGCCACGAGGCTTGCTGCACAAGCTTCACGTTTTTGATTGCTGCTTTGCTTCAAGATCCAACAATACTATTGATAGTAAAACATTCCATTGTCAAGATTTAAGACGATGCTTTCCAACGTCTGCGTCAGAATCAAAACCAGATACAAAATAAAGCATTACCATCTTATAACATAACATCTAGTAGGTTCTTGGACAATGTGAATCTACCAACACCAAGCAATACCATGCTCAGGGGCTGCATAAATTGCAAAATAAGCTTTTCAACTACATAGCAATTCCCAGGAGGAAAAAAGAGGCTTCAGCTAGCATTGCTGCCTTTGCTTAAAATCCCCCAACTTAGTGTTGTATGTGAATCAGAACTAACCTCACTATCAGGAAATAATATTCCAACATTCTGAAAGACGAAACATTCGAGGTACTGCAGTTTGACCTTCAAATTTATTCAGAGACAAACTCAGTGCCCAAGTCTCATTCATTTGAACAAATAATTGAAAACATGTAAGTATGtttgtttgtatgtatatatatttacctGGTGAAGAATTTCAGAACCAGAAGGAACAATAACCAACCAAGGACCCTTTGTCACCTCTTGCATCTATCTGTTCAAAGACTCTTTTGGTGATGCGAACACAGTGAACCGCCATCTCTGATTTTAGACACCTGTTACAATTCTCATATCATACTTGGGTTGTTTCTATTTCAAATGCCACCACTTACATGCAATCACTTGAAGCTTAGGGGGATAGAGGTCATTTACCTATGACAGAATATGATACAAAAGTCAAACCACCAAGGATATAACTTCTGCAATTTATAGAAACCCAATGGTAATTCAACAACCACACCCTCTCCTATAATTCAACAAGCACGTTTTTGAAGCAGATGAACCCCATTTAATCAAAGAAAATCTCTCTTTGTTCCTTTGGAATTCAAATTCCATGGTTGCTAGAACAGAATTTTTAGATCTTGTCACATTAACCTGGACTGAGTGATCAACAACAAAACCCACAGGGACCTGGATGCAAAATGAATTAACAGTTATATAATCATGCCAAGCTACAGAAGGAAAAAAGTGCATATAAAAGCAAAATTACAAACCAGTGCATTGATCTTGTTAGGATCATTGCCTAGATTCTTCATGTAGCTCATATCTGTTCATTCCATGTCATGGATCAAGTACCTATGCACTTCATCAAGGTAACTTTGTCGTTGCTACAAGAACATATACAGTACGATATGATGGTGAACTTTGTCAATATATATTAAGCGAAAAAATGCTCATAGTCAAAAGAAACTAGTACCTTCTGTCTGTACTTTCCATGTCCTGCTTCAAGTACCTCCTGCATGGCTAAATGGTAACATAAAATTACAATAGAGTCTGAAAAATGAATATCAATGTACAAGTACGATATGATAGTGAACTTGGTAAAGACAGAAAAAAACGAGGTTATgaaaaccaatatatatataaacaactaTCTTTTCAAATTAGAAAGACTAATGCTTACCAGCTGATTTTGAAACTTGAATTCTGACACAGTCACCTAGctcttcttttgtttcttttcccATGTTTTTTGAACTTGTCAACCCATTTGTTTCCCAACTCATTCAGCACTGTATATCCGATACATAGCCCAACCACCAAACCACTACCATAACCTATCAAAACAATTTTCCAAGTAGACATAGCATATAACCATGATTGTTTCTCTTCCCCTGGAGCCGCAGGCACTGGAAGACCGACTTCATTGCATTTCATGGACAATGGCGGACCGCATAATTTTGGATTCCCACGGTAAGAATCATCTGAAAATGTACTGAATTGGTTGCCTTGCGGGATGCTCCCTTCAAGTGGGTTGTAAGACAAGTTCAGTGCCTCTAGGAAAGTTAGAGTTGTAAGCTGTGGAGGAATCTTCCCTGAAAGTTTGTTTTGTGAGAGATCCAAAGATTCGAGATCTTTTAGATTTTGAAGTGCTAATGGGATTTCACCAGAGAAGCCGTTGTTGGATAAGTTCATCACTCTGAGTGACCTCAGCATTTGTATTTCTTCTGGTATTCTCCCATGGAAACTATTGTTGGAAAGGTCAAGACAAGTAAGAGTGGTTAAGATTTTCTGGTAAAACAGCTCAATCCCTTTGTTGAAAATTGTTACAGAATCTTGATAATAATTCTCTCCAATGTAATCCAGCTTAGCTTTGTCGTCATTTGTTATCTGCATCATTGCCTTCAAGCTTTGCACAAATTCAATGGACAAGTCACCTGAAAAATTGTTGGAAGCAATGTCCAATATGCGTAGCTTTGGGAACCCACGTTCCGTGTCAAATTTTGTAATTGTACCGTAGAATCTGTTTGCTCGCAAAATGAGAACCTGCAAGGAAGGCAGCTTCTCTAACCAAAATGGGAATGTATCATGAACCATATTATTTCCAAGGTCCAGAACCTCAAGTGCTGTGCAATTGGCTAATGATCTCGACAACCTCCCTACCAATTTATTTCCACCTATTTTGAGTGACCTTAGTTGAGTGGATTGAAGGAAATCGATGGATAGTTCACCAGAAAACTGGTTTGACGCAATGTCCAACACATCCAAACTTGGGAAAAGAGATTTATGCTTGAAATGTTTCATTTGACCATAAAATCTGTTTTCCCGCAAAATGAGAACCTTTAGCGCAGGCAATTTCTCCAACCAAAAAGGGAATGTATCATTCATCATGTTGTTCCCCACATCCAAAACTTCAAGCTGAGTGCATTCCGCTAATGATCTGGGCAACTTCCCCTCCAATCTATTCTCACTGACTTTGAGAATTTGTAGTTGGGTtgcttttgaaaattttggtaacaTTCCACTGAAGTTATTCCTTTGCAGATCCAACAAATTAAGAGCATTCATTTTGCCTAAGCAATTTGGAATCAGGCCGCCCAAATTGTTATGAGATGCGTTGAAAAACATAAGTTGACTTGAATTGCAAATTGGTCTAGGTAAGGAGGTTTGTGAAGAAGTTGAACTCTGGTCAGGTAAAAGTTGGTCCAAAGATGAGAGATGGTTATTTGCAAGATTCAGATAACGCAAACGTTTCTTCCACACCCAGTTTGGTATTGCatcacttattttattatttgaaaggACGAGATATTCTAAATTTTCTTGACTCTTTAAGAACTCTGGAAACGCACTTACATTACAGGATTCCAGAAACAATTCCGTTAACATTGGGAAAAAGAAGTTTGCATCATTTAAAGGAAGCTGTTTTGGAAAATCAATCACATTGAAAGAAAGGTGTAAGGATAAAAGAGTGCTCTTCCACAACCAATTAGGCACAACACCATGGATATGATTGCCAGAAAGATCTAACTCAACCAACTTGTCTTGTGTTTGGATGAATTCTGGAAATTCAGTAAGATTGCATGACCTTAGCCTTAGGCTCTCTAATTGGGGAAAAGGAAGACTTCCGTTGCCACTTTCACTTAACAAGCTTATATTGTTTAGGTTGAGATACCTTAAGTTCTTGAGTTGGATAAACATGTCAAGCTTCACGGAACTAAAGCTATTGCCTCTAATAAAAAGCCGTTCAAGCCATGGAAGTTGAAGGATTGACTTCGGGATTGGTCCTGTTAAATAATTATTGCCTATATATAATTCTTGAATCAAAGAAGAAGATGCATTGGGGAACTCATCAATTTTCCCAACCAATTGATTTTCTGAAAGTGATAAGGACTTTAATGATGGAAGAGTAAATAAAGAAGAATGTATTGATCCAGAAAGCTTGTTTCCTGCTAGATCTAGGTTGACCAGGGAACTAAGATTTGCAATTGATGATGGAATGGGTCCAAAAAAATTGCAAAAAGTAATAGTTAGGTCTGTCAAGAACTTAAGATTTCCAATTGATTGAGGTAGTTTTCCACTAAATTTTGTATACAAAAGCGACAAACTCTGTAATGAATTGTTCGATGAAAATTCTGGCAAATGACCTATAAGTCGATCATTGCTTGAAATGTCAATGCTTTGAACTTTTGGCAATAAGAGAATGTGAGTTGGAAAATGGCCACTCAAATTGCAATTCACTAAACTGAGAGAAACCAAACGAGAGGAATTTACCAAGAAATTGGGAGGTAAATAAGAGATTGGGTTCCCATCAAGGATAAGTTTGGAAAGAAAAGGAAGTCTTGAGAGTGAAGAACATAATGGACCTTTCAAACCACAGTTTGACAGGCTCAACACACGCAGGTTGGATAGTACAAGAGATGTGGTTTCACACCATTTAGTACTTTGAGTTGAAATGTCAACACTATCCAAATAAAGCTCCGTGAGAAACCTCAAATTCTTGATTAATGTCTTGAAGTTTGGTTTCTCTAATTTGAGGGGCCGTTGAAGTTCGTAAGGCAATGAAAAATAGTTGTAGAAGCCAGGGTAGAGAACTTTGTAATATCTCCAATAGCAATCATCTTGATAAGATAGGTCAAGAGAGACTAACCTTGTTAAGTGTGAGATCTTCATTGGAATTTGGCCGTAGAAACATGAACTTGAAAGGTCGAGATGGGTTAGATTTTGGAGTTTATCAAACCCATATGAAAACAGAGTGGTATTAAAGTTGTTTCCAGCAAGATTAAGGTGTTGAAGATGATGGAGATTGAATATGGAGTGAAAGCTGCCTGAAAGGTTTTTGTAGCTAAGATCAATGCCAACGACATGACCATAAGCATCACAAGTGACTCCTTCCCAAGAGCAATAATCAGTGTTGAGATCCCAAAGGTCAAAAtttgaagagaaagtaaaattaGGGGCATAGTAAAGATGATGTTGCAATTGCATCAGAGGAGATTTTTGGTCATCAAGGCATTGCTTTGAGAGATCAACTTGAGGAAGGGGAAAGGACAACACAAGAGAAATGAAAACGAAGGAAGGTAAAAAGAGTGAAATTAGGAAATGAAGAGTCTTCATGTTTGCTGGCTATGAAGGAAGATTGTTTGCATACTAGTTAtttatacacaaatttaaccattAAGCTACACATTCATGGTTTATTTTCgagaaaaataaaatgtaaagaaTGACTAACAAAGGTAATTAAATATTATTCATATGTTAAAGATTCAATCTTTGTTTTAGCtcaatcataaaaaaaatgaaaggatggTATTTTTCTTAACTGGTTGAAACTTGAGGTAGATTGATGGCTGAATTTTCTCACTACTTTGTGGACTTTTCAATGATGTTTGTAAAATCACATTCAATTCCTAAAGAATGAAAAGTGATGAAACTTTATCAACATATTAAAGCAAGGGATAATAATCATTTATTCTTAGTCTTATGTTCCATTCACACTTAATTTGCTTTACATCTTTCTTTTCTCATTTTGAATTATGAGATTTTATTCTTCTTATGAGTCATATTAATTCCAACCTTTTCCTCTTTTTGCTCCATCTTTGTTTTACATGAATAATCTAAATTTCTTAGGTAGTTGAGATGGATTAATGGTCAAAAAGTAGTGGAATTTTTTATGATACAATGTTTACAATTCTTCTCTTCTTAGCAATTTCTTTGAAAGAAACTTCTTTCAAAGACAAATGAGATTGACGAGATATCTTATATTATTAGCAACTTTTCAATTCtttgaaaaaattatataattatt encodes:
- the LOC108475342 gene encoding receptor-like protein 7, which encodes MKTLHFLISLFLPSFVFISLVLSFPLPQVDLSKQCLDDQKSPLMQLQHHLYYAPNFTFSSNFDLWDLNTDYCSWEGVTCDAYGHVVGIDLSYKNLSGSFHSIFNLHHLQHLNLAGNNFNTTLFSYGFDKLQNLTHLDLSSSCFYGQIPMKISHLTRLVSLDLSYQDDCYWRYYKVLYPGFYNYFSLPYELQRPLKLEKPNFKTLIKNLRFLTELYLDSVDISTQSTKWCETTSLVLSNLRVLSLSNCGLKGPLCSSLSRLPFLSKLILDGNPISYLPPNFLVNSSRLVSLSLVNCNLSGHFPTHILLLPKVQSIDISSNDRLIGHLPEFSSNNSLQSLSLLYTKFSGKLPQSIGNLKFLTDLTITFCNFFGPIPSSIANLSSLVNLDLAGNKLSGSIHSSLFTLPSLKSLSLSENQLVGKIDEFPNASSSLIQELYIGNNYLTGPIPKSILQLPWLERLFIRGNSFSSVKLDMFIQLKNLRYLNLNNISLLSESGNGSLPFPQLESLRLRSCNLTEFPEFIQTQDKLVELDLSGNHIHGVVPNWLWKSTLLSLHLSFNVIDFPKQLPLNDANFFFPMLTELFLESCNVSAFPEFLKSQENLEYLVLSNNKISDAIPNWVWKKRLRYLNLANNHLSSLDQLLPDQSSTSSQTSLPRPICNSSQLMFFNASHNNLGGLIPNCLGKMNALNLLDLQRNNFSGMLPKFSKATQLQILKVSENRLEGKLPRSLAECTQLEVLDVGNNMMNDTFPFWLEKLPALKVLILRENRFYGQMKHFKHKSLFPSLDVLDIASNQFSGELSIDFLQSTQLRSLKIGGNKLVGRLSRSLANCTALEVLDLGNNMVHDTFPFWLEKLPSLQVLILRANRFYGTITKFDTERGFPKLRILDIASNNFSGDLSIEFVQSLKAMMQITNDDKAKLDYIGENYYQDSVTIFNKGIELFYQKILTTLTCLDLSNNSFHGRIPEEIQMLRSLRVMNLSNNGFSGEIPLALQNLKDLESLDLSQNKLSGKIPPQLTTLTFLEALNLSYNPLEGSIPQGNQFSTFSDDSYRGNPKLCGPPLSMKCNEVGLPVPAAPGEEKQSWLYAMSTWKIVLIGYGSGLVVGLCIGYTVLNELGNKWVDKFKKHGKRNKRRAR